The window CTTCGTTGTCTTAACCGCTACCTTCTTTTTGTTGTTCCTAAGAGCAACGGGAGAGTCTGTTTGTGCTTTCACGCTAGCCGCAGCCTCATTCAATTCGGTGTCCTGAGGAAAGTCCAACTCTGGCTGATCGTCCCTTGCTCCCTCAATCACCGGATACACAATATAGGCCTGTCTGCCTGCCTCCACCTGCTTCCGCACAAATCCCCACACGTCCTCCGCGCGCTCTTCGGTAGTTCTTCGCGTCACAATCGGAGTACGTCCCGGCGGCAGCTCGTCGATCACACTTGCGTCGAGATCTCCGTAGAGTGTCAGTGCCAGCGTCCTTGGAATTGGGGTTGCCGTCATCACAAGGACATCGGGGTCGAGTGCGCCCGGTTTCTTCATCAATCGGAATCGCTGTTGTACTCCAAATCGATGCTGCTCATCGACGATCACGAGGCCAAGATTGTTGAAGTCCACCTTGTCCTCGATCAGGGCGTGGGTTCCAATTGCGAGATCCGTCTCGCCACGAAAGATTCGTCCCCGCGCCTCACGCTTCGTTGCTTCATCGAGCGACCCTGTCAGTAGCGTCACGCGATATGGCTTTCCTGTCCGCGGCGACAAAACATCGCCCAACAACTTTCGTGCAGAAAGGTAATGCTGCGTCGCCAAAATCTCAGTGGGCGCCATCAGCGCTGTCTGATACCCGTTCTCGATCGCGACCAACGCGGCCTGCATCGCAACGATCGTCTTGCCGGAGCCCACATCGCCCTGCAGCAGTCGACGCATCGGCTGAGGTTTGCGCATGTCGCTCGCGATCTCACCCAGAACTCGTTTTTGCGCAGATGTCGGATGGAAGGGAAGTACCTGCTTGATTGCTTCCCGTACCTTCACATTGGTCACAAACGCTGTCCCCTCGCGCTCGCGCATGCGCCGCCGCTTCAACTCCAATCCCAACTCCAGATAGAACAGCTCTTCAAAGATGAGGCGGCGATGCCCCGGAGTCGTTGCTGACATCAGCTCAGTCATTGGTGTCCCCGCCTCTGGAAAATGGACACTCTTCAACGCCTTCAGCCGCTCTGGAAACAGGAGCCTCGTGCGAATTGCTGCGGGCAAGGTTTCGATTAGCTCAACTTGTTGGTCTGCTGCCTTGCTGCCTTGCTGTTTTTCCAGCTCTTCAAATAGCGCCCAGATCACCCTCCTGAGCCACTTCGACCCAAGCTTCGCACCCCACGCCGTCGTTCCGCCCAACGACTCATACACTGGCACAATTCGCCCCACTTCGAGCATGGAAAACTCAGCGTCAGCTCCCGCCCCCGACGGTAAAACTTCGAATTGCGGCTGAATCATCTTGAACTTGCCCGCGCTGCTTCGTGACGGCTCGAGCTTTCCATACAGCGCTACCATCTGGCCCACGTGAAACTTGTCCCGCAGATAGGTTCCGCGAAACCACATGCACTTCACCGTACTCAGGCCCTGCCCCACCGTCATCTCAAACAGCGGCATGCTGCGTGTTTGTAGCAGAACCGTCCCACGCACCTCGCCGATCACCGACGCAATCGTCCCCGCCTGCAGCGCGCTCATTGGAACTGGATTCAGACGATCTTCATAGCGAAAAGGTAGATGGTAGAGCAGGTCCTCGACGGTCTCAACGTTCCGTTTTGCAAGTTCAACGGCAACGCGCTCCCCAACGAGCTTCACAAACTTGATCGGTGTAGAAAGTTCCAGCACAGACCGATGCTACCAAGAACTTGAATCCTCCATCTCGCGTATCGGTAAGGCGAAATTTTTCATTCTGGACAATAGATATGTTGCAATAACTAAATGGCAGCCTTTGAAGCAAGCTCCGAAGTTATTGCCGAACGCAAAAACATTTTGCTGCACACTCCGTTGATGGCCCTTGCCATCGCGGCTTTTGGCATTGGCACATCCGAGTTCATCATCATGGGGCTGCTGCCGAACCTCGCCACCGACTTCAAGGTCAGCATCCCCAAAGCCGGAGTCCTCGTGACTGGCTACGCGCTCTCAGTCACCGTCGGGGCCCCAATTGTCGCAATTGCTACTGCACGGCTCGAGCGGAAACTCGCGCTCCTCCTGCTGATGGGCGTCTTCACCCTCGGCAATCTTGCCTGCGCTGTCGCCCCGACGTACAACCTCCTCTTCGCGGCCCGCGTCCTGACTGCACTTTGCCACGGTGCATTCTTCGGCATCGGCAGCGTCGTTGCCTCCAATCTCGTTCCACGTAACCAGCGCGCCCAAGCCATCGCCCTGATGTTCTCCGGCCTTACTCTCGCGAATGTTCTCGGAGTTCCCGCAGGAACCGCGCTAGGGCAAGCATTCGGCTGGCGGTCCGCCTTCTGGGCCATCGTCCCCATTGGCGTTGTCGCCGCCGCCGCTGTTTTCTTTCTCGTCCCTTCGCAAGCAGCAGGCACAGGCGGTCTCCTGCACGAGTTCCGCGTCCTCCGCAAACCACAAGTACTCCTCGTCCTGGCGATGAGCGTCCTTACCTCTGCGTCGCTCTTCTGTGTCTTCACTTATATTGCGCCCATGCTCCTGGCGGTTACGCGGGTCTCTCCCCACGCCGTCACCCTTACGCTCTTACTCTTCGGAGTCGGCATCACCATCGGCAATCTGCTTGGCGGCACACTCAGCGACTGGCGTCCTATGACCTTCCT is drawn from Edaphobacter lichenicola and contains these coding sequences:
- the recG gene encoding ATP-dependent DNA helicase RecG translates to MLELSTPIKFVKLVGERVAVELAKRNVETVEDLLYHLPFRYEDRLNPVPMSALQAGTIASVIGEVRGTVLLQTRSMPLFEMTVGQGLSTVKCMWFRGTYLRDKFHVGQMVALYGKLEPSRSSAGKFKMIQPQFEVLPSGAGADAEFSMLEVGRIVPVYESLGGTTAWGAKLGSKWLRRVIWALFEELEKQQGSKAADQQVELIETLPAAIRTRLLFPERLKALKSVHFPEAGTPMTELMSATTPGHRRLIFEELFYLELGLELKRRRMREREGTAFVTNVKVREAIKQVLPFHPTSAQKRVLGEIASDMRKPQPMRRLLQGDVGSGKTIVAMQAALVAIENGYQTALMAPTEILATQHYLSARKLLGDVLSPRTGKPYRVTLLTGSLDEATKREARGRIFRGETDLAIGTHALIEDKVDFNNLGLVIVDEQHRFGVQQRFRLMKKPGALDPDVLVMTATPIPRTLALTLYGDLDASVIDELPPGRTPIVTRRTTEERAEDVWGFVRKQVEAGRQAYIVYPVIEGARDDQPELDFPQDTELNEAAASVKAQTDSPVALRNNKKKVAVKTTKSAKSGVLKEKETKSSIKTEKLFGSKKALRAATDMYEELRMGPLAGLRLGLLHGRMSADDKEVTMRRFQRGDVDVLIATTVIEVGVDVPNASVMVIEHAERFGLAQMHQLRGRVGRGAAKSFCILMTGGRVSDQAEARLDAMVRTQNGFELAELDLQQRGPGEFFGTRQAGLPEFRVANLIRDRALLELAKAEASRFASEPDPAVSHEEKDAVWARLKLQWQRKYGLVEA
- a CDS encoding MFS transporter, with amino-acid sequence MAAFEASSEVIAERKNILLHTPLMALAIAAFGIGTSEFIIMGLLPNLATDFKVSIPKAGVLVTGYALSVTVGAPIVAIATARLERKLALLLLMGVFTLGNLACAVAPTYNLLFAARVLTALCHGAFFGIGSVVASNLVPRNQRAQAIALMFSGLTLANVLGVPAGTALGQAFGWRSAFWAIVPIGVVAAAAVFFLVPSQAAGTGGLLHEFRVLRKPQVLLVLAMSVLTSASLFCVFTYIAPMLLAVTRVSPHAVTLTLLLFGVGITIGNLLGGTLSDWRPMTFLIGALITLITSLIALYYAEPYTIPAVIMILIWGAVQFAAGAPLQSRIVEQAAAAPNLASTLNQGAFNFGNATGASLGGMMLTAGFTYRQLPLASIIVTLITLCLSILSAKLDRKHRDARIAEERSIL